The Terriglobales bacterium genomic sequence GGTGCGCAGCGGATCCATGGCTAGCTGATGCCGCGAGCAGACTCCGGATGCAAATCTTCGCGCCGCGATGGGTTCGCCGAATCGTCATCCGGCGCTCCGCTATTGCTTCTTGGCGGCCTCCCAGAGTTCGATGCGGTTGCCGTCCGGGTCCAGGATCCAGGCAAAGCGGCCGTAGTCGGCGTCCTCGCGGCCCAGGACTTGGACGCCTTCGGCGCGCAGCGCCGTGACCATCGCGTCCAGGTCCTCCACCCGGTAGTTCAGCATGAAAGCCGCCTGCGAGGGCTCGAAGTACTTGCTGTTGCGGGGGAAGATGGACCAGACGGTCTGGCCCTCGCCGCCGCCCTCGGCGTCGCGCCAGGGAAAGACCACGGCGTGGGCCTGGGCGTTGCGCTTCAGGCCCAGATGCTTCTCGTACCAGGCGTAGAGCTGCTCCGGGTTGTCGGACTTGAAGAAGATGCCGCCGATGCCGGTGACGCGCTTCATGGGAGGCAGTTTCTCGTTTCCGGTTTCCAGTGTCAAGCCGCCCCCGCTCCCCTGCTGCTCGGCGGCGACCTGGAACTGCTCGATCTTGCCGCCGTCGGGAAGGTCGCGCAAGGTGATGCGCACGCTCTTGGACTGGAACTTCACCAGGTAGGCGCGGAAGCCCATGCCGCCGCGCAGGCTGTAGGCGGTCTGGCGGAAGTCCACGGGCTCGCCCAGCGGGCCCAGGCTGGATGCGAAGTCCGCGAGCGCCTGCGCGGTGAAGTAGCTGTTGCCGTTGGCGGTGAAGAGGGAGCGGTCGATCTGGCCGTGCTGCAGGCCGCTGAAGACCTTGCGCGCCAGTTGCAACCGCTCTTCCATGTTCTTGTCCTGCACCGGGAAGAGCAGGGGGCGGAGCTTGCGTGTGATCTGGCCGGCGGCGGAGGAGGCATCCAGATTGGTGAGCACTACGATGGCGGCATGATCGTCGGGAAAGACGACGTTCTGAGCGACGAAGCCGGAGACCTCGCCGCCGTGCGAGAGGACGCGCTGGCCGTTGTCGAAGTTGACGGCGATGCCCAGACCGTAGCGCGTGCCCACGCCGTTCTTGAGCTCCACCTCGGTCTCCATCTCGCGGTAGGAGGCGGGCCGCAGCACGCTCTGGTCGATCAGGCTGATGTCCCAGCGGGCCAGGTCGGAGGCGGTCATGGAAAGCTCGCCGGCGGCGAACATCCATCCCTGGCCCTCGACGGGAGCGGGCCGCGGCGGGCCCAGCGCGTAGCGCAGGTAGCCGGCCGGCTCGGAGGGCAGGGCTTTGGCTTCCTCGATGGTGAGCACGCTCTTCATCCCCAGCGGGGTGAAGAGGTGCTGCTGGAGGAACTTCATGAACGGCATTCCGCTGGCCTTCTCGACGATCAGCCCGGCGATGACGAAGTTGGTGTTGGAATACTGCCACTGCGTGCCGGGATCGAAGTCCAGCGGGATGCGCGCCCAGCCATCGAGGATCTGCTGCGCGGTGACCGGCTTGAGCATTCCGGGCATCACGTAGTCCTGGGGCCAGAAGTCCTGGTAGCCGGAGGTGTGGGAGAGCAGTTCGCGCAGGGTGACCTCGTTGCCGCGGGTGAGGTTGGGAATGAACTTGGAGACGGGATCGTCGAGCGAGAGCTTGCCCTGCTCGGCCAGCAGCAGGATAGCGGCCGCAGTGAACTGCTTGCTGATGGAGCCGATGCAGTAGCGCATCTCCGGGGTGGCGGCCACGGCGGGATCGAGGTGGGCATTGCCGTAGGCGCGGGCGTAGACGATCTTGCCGTCCTTGACGACGGCCAGCGAGGCGCTGGGCACGCCCGTCGCGGCCAGGGTCTGGGCGGCGATGTCGTCGATCTTCTTCTGCAGATCGGGAGAGAGGGACTGGGCGAAGAGAGGCAGGGTGAACAGCAGCAAGCCAAGGGTGGGAGCAAATCTGCACAAGCGGCTCATGGGCAGCTCCGTCAGTTTCGAGGTTTCAACGTCTCAAGGTCTTAGTGTCCTTCAGTAGGCCCAGCGCAGAAGAGTGGCGCCGGCGGTGAAGCCGGCGCCCACGGCGGCCAGCAGCACCAGGCTTCCCTTCTTGAGCTTGCCCTGGTCGAGGGCGGTCTGCATGGCCAGGGGGATGGTGCCGGCGGTGGTGTTGCCGTACTGGTCGATGTTGATGATGACGCTCTCCGGCCGCAGGTCGAGGCGGTCGGCGGTGGCGGTGATGATGCGCCGGTTGGCCTGGTGGGCGATGAAGCAGTCCACGTCCTTGCCGGTGATCCCATTGCGTTCCAGGATCGCTTCGCACAGTTCAGCCATCTTGCGCACCGCGTACTTGAAGACCGCCTGGCCTTCCTGGTGGACGAAGTGCATGCGCTTGTCCACGGTCTCGTGGGTGGCGGGGTTGAGGCTGCCGCCGCCGGGCATGTAGAGGGAGCAGCCGCCGGAGCCGTCCACCTCGTGCATGTAGTCGATGAGGCCGAGGCCGTCGCCGCTGGCGGGCTCGACCAGCACCGCGCCCGCGCCGTCGCCGAAGATCACGCAGGTGGCCCGGTCGGTGTAATCGATGATGGAGCTCATCACGTCGGAGCCGATGACCAGCACCTTCTTGTGACAGCCGCTGGAGACGTACTGATTGCCGCACTGCAGGGCGTAGACGAAGGCGGAGCAGGCGGCGGAAAGGTCGAAGCCCCAGGCTCCGGGCACGCCCAGCTTGTGCTGCACCAGGCAGGCGGTGGCGGGAAAGAACATGTCGGGGGTGACGGTGGCCACGATGATGGCCTCGACCTCGGTGGCGGGGATGCCGCGCTGGGCCAGGCAGCGCTTGGCGGCCTCCACCGCCAGGTCGGAGGCGGCCACGCCCTTGTCCGCGATATGGCGCTCGCGGATGCCGGTGCGCTCCACGATCCACTGGTCGTTGGTCGAGACCATCTTCTCCAGGTCGGCGTTGGTGAGCAGGCGGGGCGGAACGTAGGTGCCCAGGGCGGTGATCTTGGCGCGTGGCGCGTTCATGAGAGCCGTTCATTGTTGCAGGACGGAGACGGATTGTCTATTGCAGGCGCCGAAGTAGTCGGGAGTCAGGGGTCAGGAGTCAGCACGTCGTGCCCTTCGTGTGACCTTGGTGTCCTTTGTGGTGAAGCTTTGAAAAGCCAACCACAAAGGACACGAAGGACGGCACGAAGGGCACAAAGGAAGCGGAATGATAAAATTCCTCTGTCAGGCACTGGGTCCCGCGCGACGCAATCCCGCCAACCCCGCCAGGTCCGGAAGGAAGCAACGGTAACGGGTTCTTTGCGTGTGCAGCGGGCCTCCCGGTGCCTGGCTTCTTGCCGTCGACACGGCAGTTCCCTTCCGCGCGCGCTTGCCCCACAATAGGCGCATGGCGAAAGCGGCCCCAGCCCGGCCGGGAAAGGCCGGGGGCCTCAGCGGCGCCATCGAGCGCTACTTCGAGATCTCGCTCTACCTGCTGGTGGTGACCGGGTTCATCACCCTGAGCAGCACGGGCAAGCTGGACCTGCCCTCGCTGGCGCTGGTGACGGGGGCGCTGCTCTTCCGCGGCTACCTGCTGGTTCGCAACCGCCATCTGCTCATTCCCGAGCGCTGGACCTCCTACCTGGCGGTGGTGTACGCGGTCTTCTATCTGCTGGACTTCTTCGTGCTCTCGGGCAGCTTCGTCTCCGCCAACGTGCACCTGGCCCTGCTGGTGATGGTGTCGAAGCTGTTCTCGGTGCAGCGCAGCCGCGACCACCTCTACCTGGTGCTGCTGTCGTTCGGAGCGGTGCTGCTGGCGGCCATGCTGACGGTGGACAGCGTCTTCCTGGCTTCGTTCTGCGTCTTCCTGCTGCTGGCGGCGGCCACTTTCCTGAGCATGGAGATGAAGCGCTCGGCGGCGGCGGCGCAGGGGCTGGCGCGGACGCCGCAGGCGGGGGCGAAGCGCATGGCGCGGGCGCTGAGCGCGACCGCGGCGGCGCTGGTG encodes the following:
- a CDS encoding beta-ketoacyl-ACP synthase III encodes the protein MNAPRAKITALGTYVPPRLLTNADLEKMVSTNDQWIVERTGIRERHIADKGVAASDLAVEAAKRCLAQRGIPATEVEAIIVATVTPDMFFPATACLVQHKLGVPGAWGFDLSAACSAFVYALQCGNQYVSSGCHKKVLVIGSDVMSSIIDYTDRATCVIFGDGAGAVLVEPASGDGLGLIDYMHEVDGSGGCSLYMPGGGSLNPATHETVDKRMHFVHQEGQAVFKYAVRKMAELCEAILERNGITGKDVDCFIAHQANRRIITATADRLDLRPESVIINIDQYGNTTAGTIPLAMQTALDQGKLKKGSLVLLAAVGAGFTAGATLLRWAY
- a CDS encoding serine hydrolase, whose protein sequence is MSRLCRFAPTLGLLLFTLPLFAQSLSPDLQKKIDDIAAQTLAATGVPSASLAVVKDGKIVYARAYGNAHLDPAVAATPEMRYCIGSISKQFTAAAILLLAEQGKLSLDDPVSKFIPNLTRGNEVTLRELLSHTSGYQDFWPQDYVMPGMLKPVTAQQILDGWARIPLDFDPGTQWQYSNTNFVIAGLIVEKASGMPFMKFLQQHLFTPLGMKSVLTIEEAKALPSEPAGYLRYALGPPRPAPVEGQGWMFAAGELSMTASDLARWDISLIDQSVLRPASYREMETEVELKNGVGTRYGLGIAVNFDNGQRVLSHGGEVSGFVAQNVVFPDDHAAIVVLTNLDASSAAGQITRKLRPLLFPVQDKNMEERLQLARKVFSGLQHGQIDRSLFTANGNSYFTAQALADFASSLGPLGEPVDFRQTAYSLRGGMGFRAYLVKFQSKSVRITLRDLPDGGKIEQFQVAAEQQGSGGGLTLETGNEKLPPMKRVTGIGGIFFKSDNPEQLYAWYEKHLGLKRNAQAHAVVFPWRDAEGGGEGQTVWSIFPRNSKYFEPSQAAFMLNYRVEDLDAMVTALRAEGVQVLGREDADYGRFAWILDPDGNRIELWEAAKKQ